The following DNA comes from Dysgonomonadaceae bacterium PH5-43.
ATATCTTCTTAAAAAGTCGTATATCAAACGTTAGGTCGCTAATAAGATGAAGAGATGCATAAGCTTTTTTTCTGTGGAATATAAAAAATCGGATAAGAGTTATGTCGTGGCAATGTATAACGTTGGGCTTTATATCTCTTATTGTTTTATTAATTTTCTGAAAAGCTTTTAAGAAGGTAATCTTCCCAGACCCTTTTTTTCTGATATATATAATGTTTACTCTTTTGTCTATTTCTTCAATTAGAGTGTTATCTATTTGATCATCAACAATCATTAGGTGAATGGTATGTTCTTGACATTGTTTGTTTACAATATCAATCAACATAGATTCTCGTCCGCCTCTTTTGTTAAAGGTGTAAGTTGAGTGTAATATATTCATACGGCTTTAGACTTGATTAATTATTTACGTTTAAAAAGCCAAGGCGCATAAAACTTCAAGCTTTCTTTGTATGTTTTTAATACCGATTTATCCCAGATGTTAGCTCCGTGTTTAAGCAGTGTTTTTCTTATATCTGTTAAGAATTTTACATTGCCAGTATTCGATTTTGTTTCTTCCCAATCGCGTAATGCTCCTAAAGCAGTATTGCCCACCTCTATTATTGGTTTGTACTCTAACAGGCGTAACCATAGGTCTAAATCCATACAATAATATAAATCTTCATCTAAGTAGTTTATTTTATCTAAGATTTCTTTACTGTAAAAAGACGTAGGTTGAATTACAAAATAGTGAGTTTTTAATAGATGCTTTCGGCTGGGTATCTTAAAATTCCAAGTTTTTAGGTAGTTGCCTTTACTGTCGATAAAATCTAACTTTGAATTATAGTAAACCGCACCATCGGGTTCGGCATTATATTTTTCAACTAACTTTTCAACACAATCAGGATATAAAACATCATCGGAGTTTATCCAACCTAATAAAGTGCCAGTTGCTAATTTGAAACCTTTGTTGATAGCATCACTTTGTCCTTTGTCTTTCTCGTGTATAACGATGTCGATTTTATCTCTGTACCTATCTACAATCTCCATAGTATTGTCGGTCGAGCCTCCGTCTACTACAATGTATTCTATGTTTTTATAAGTTTGATTGAGTACCGATTTAATTGTATGTTCAATAAACTGTCCTTGGTTATAAGACGGTGTTATTATCGATACTTTTATGTTCTTGTTCATAATTTATCTTTTTTATTGTTGTGTACGCCAAAACAGGCAGTACAAAAGTCATTGCTTGCACTAAGTTTTCGGAGAAAAAAGAAGTCCCGAAAGACAATACTAAATAGGCGAAACTTGCTAATGCGTATTTTGTTTTTCTGTGTTTATAGAAGAAAACTGCAAGATAGGCATATATTAATAGTAGAGTTAACGAACCTACATATCCGAAATGCAAAAGCATAGAAGAGTAGGAGATGTCGGGCGAGTGTATTTGCTCAATCTCGTTAGTTATTTTCCCTATTAATCCTAACCTAAACTCTAAACTTCGGGCACAAGGGGAGTAGTCCGAAAATAATCCTATTCCTAAAACAGCATACATAGGTTTTTGGGATACATATAAATGCCTTTCTCCTAAATGAGCAACCCGATAAGCAAAGGTTGACTCTCCATCGAAACTGAAATCGCCAGACATAACCATTTCAGCTATATCTTCTGAAAGTACTATTTGTATGTCGTTGTATGTTTTTGATTTCATAAATTTACCACCAAAGTATATAGAACCAAAAAATACTAAAAAGCAAGCAAGCGTCAGTATTTGTATTTGTCTTAATCTTGGAAGAGTTACAATAAAGCTAACTATTAGAGCTACGGCAAAAGAAGAAAGTAAACTTCTATGAAATGCACCAATTAATGCGGCTACTAAAATAACTGTAGATACAAACTTAAACCAGCCTTTGTAGGGGTTGTTAAAGATTGCAATAAAGGTTAAGAAATACAACATAGATGGCTGGTTGTAGTATCTCATAATCTTTGTTCCTAAAATATAGGTAGATGTTTTTACGTCTCCAGCAAGAATAAAAGTATCGGTAAATATCTGCATCAGATAAAGTGTAGAGGTAGCTACTGTAATGGTAAATAGATACTTTATTAATTCTTCAATCTGACTTAGTTTGAGTGTTCTGAATAGGAAATGTAAAGGTAAAAACAAGAAAGGTCGACATACTTTTAGTATTTCAAAAAAAGAAGCTCCTATGATGAATTTGCTATAAATAACTGCTATTGCTATAAAGCCTCCGAAAACCATCATACACTTTACTAAATTGTCTATCTTGAAAAAGTTTTTAGTAAATATTGTTTCTATAGCCAGTATAGCATAAAGAATTATAAGAGCATAGTCGGTGCCAACAGCTATAAAATTGAATTCGAAAGTTTCGAGTTGTATTAATTCAAAGCCGTTTGTGAGGAAAAAGAAAAATATCACTAAAGATATTACTTTGTATCCCCAAACATATAAGAAAATAGCAGTTGCAACTAATAGAATAAATACCATATTGTTTTTCCTTTAATATTATAGTGAATTATTTATTCCAAATACCTTTACCTTTATTGTTTATTAACTTCCGTAGTTGTATAGGTGCCCAAATCATTCTTGGTATATACACTAATATTGGGGCTATTACTATTCCTATGGTTCCGTATAAATCTCCAAGGAAAATGGCTACAGGGATAAACAATATAATTTCTAATACAGAACTATAAACTTGTAACTTAACCTTTCCTATGCCATTAAGGGGGTAAATGTTCATATTAAGCCAACATAACACGCAAGTATATACACATACACAAGCCGATAGAGAGAATGATATTTCAAGTACATTGTCGCTCTCCATCCAGTTATTAATCCAAATATGATACAGTATGGGAGATAAAAACAGAATAATTACCTCTAAGATAACATAAGCAATAAAGAGTTTATACATTGCTTTTACTGTTTTTGTCATCCAAACGCTATCTTGTTTGGCGTATGCATCGGTAAATGAAGCCCAAGTGGGGAATATAATTATATTCATTATGTTGTACAGTATGGCAAATAAGCGGAAAGTTGTGTTGAAGTAGGTAACTTCTGTAGGTCCTACGGCTCTTTGTATGAAAAAGGGTAGGGTGTAAGTTATTAGAAGTGCGGCTATTGACGCTATGAAGAATTTTATTCCTAAATTCATCATACTTTTTCCTACTCCTAAGTTTACGTATCTGAAAGATGGTCGCCACTGTTTGTATCTTGTTGCAAACATATAAATAGTAAATCCAAGACTTACAGCTATAGGACAAAAAAGAGTTACCAACCCTAAAGAAATCAAAGAGGGAGGAGTTGTTTTAGATAAAATAAAGATACCGATGAGTACGAATATCTGTCCGACTAAATCCATAACAGAACCAATAGCTGGTCTTTGGTCGGCAGCAGCAACCGATTTTAGTATGTTTAGAACGAAGTTCAGGCAAAAGAAAACAATAAATATTTTCACTAACCCAGATACTTCATCGGCATATATATCAGGTATTGCTCCTAATATTTTCATCCAATCGAGATGAGGGTTTATTAGTAAAAATAAAGCGAAAACAACAAGGCATATAATGCTTACTATGGCATACGTAGAACTAATGTATTTGCGAGCAAGTTCGTTATTGCCTGCGGCTTTAGCTTCGGCTACCTTGTTTTTCATACCATTGCCTAAGCCGATGTCGAACAGATACAGCCAAGTAACCAAAGAGTGAATAGTTAACCATATCCCATTACGTTCAGGATTGGCATATCCTATTGTAAGAGGAACAAGTATAACCGAGATAAGTATGGTTCCTCCCTTAATAATAAAGGATATGGCAATGTTCTTTTTCGCTAATATAGTTCGCTCGTTCCCTTTGCCAAAAAATGTATTTATCTTTTCTTTTATAAAAGACATTACTGCTTATTTTTCTTCTTTTTTATAAAAGACACTAAGTAAATAAGGACGATAGGAATAACACCACCTCCAAAAAATACTATCATTAAAGCAGTTGTCTTTAACGATGGCGATACTCTTTTGTTTACAATGTATGGTTCGTTTATTATTTTTAGTTTAGGCAAAATGTTAACGCCTTTTATAGCCGATTGTTCTCTCATTTCTAAAAGGAAAACATAAAGGTTTTGTTGAAGTCGTTGTTCTCTTTTAAGATTGATATAATCTTTTTCTATCTTAGGAACGTTTTTTAGTTTATCATTAAACTCGCTATCTTTTTTCTTAATGCTGGCTAAAGATATTTCAAGTCCTTCTTGAATATTTTTGACCGACTTAATAAGGTTGTTCCTTAACAGGTCAATCTGATTAGTTATCGAACCAATTACCGCACTTTGCCCGTTACTTTCTTTAAGCATATCGCTTCTTCTTATTAAGTGATTGTTGTAGTTTGTTATTGCAGAAGCTATACTTGCATCGTTTAGCACTAAGTTGAAAGGAATAAGAGAGTATTTATTGCTCTCGTTTTCTATATGATTTATTAATATGTTCGCAACGTCTAACTGTGTTTGAGCCTCTATTAATTTAGATTGTAATTCTCCTGATGAAGTTAAATAGTATTGAACGTCGGCTTCTATTTCGGTTAAGTTATAGCTTTCTTTGAATTGCTCTATACCTGTGTCGGCATTAAGGAGTAGACGTTCAACTTCGTTTAGTCTGTATTCGATGTATTCGGTTGTTTTGCGTGTAACCAAACTTTTGTCTTTTATCCATTCTGTGTTGTAAATGTTGATTAATTCTCTTAATAGTTTTTTTGCGAATACAGTGTTTTCTTCCGAATATTCTAAGTTTATTAAGTCAGAAGTTTTCTTCATAAAGTCGATGTTCATAGCTTCTTGGAAGAACTGAGCTACAACATCGTAGTTGTAATAAGAAATGATAAAATTAGAAGGGTAGCTATAGTTATCATAAAGAGGAGTTTTCTCAAAAGTATAATTACCCCATATTGTTTCTATTGTAGCAGGAAGTGATGCTACTTCAAAAGTACCCACTTTCTTTTTGCCTGCTTTCATCTTTATCTTTATTTTATCATCTTTTATATTTAACTTAAACTGTATCTTGGCGGTAATGGTATCATTCATCAAAGGGTCTACAACTAAGGCAATAGGTGAATGGTCGTATAGTTTAGTCTTTTTTATTCCTAAGAATGAAGATTCTTCATATATTTTATTTAGCTCGAAATTTTCAACGAGTTGTTTCATATTACCATGAGACCTTAACTTTATCGACTCGTCTTCTATGTTTTGAGAACCTCCACCAAATCCGAAAGAACTTAACAATGATGAGTTGCTTGAAATATTACCTCCAGTAAGCGATTCGTCGTCTCTTAAACTAACCTGAGCTTTTACACTCCAAACACGAGGTGCTGTTTTTAAGTAGATAATTCCTAAAACACCACATACGCCTAAGCTTATTACGAAATAAATCCAGTGTTTAAGAGCGTATTGTATCGCATCTATAATTTGTTCTTTTGTGCTTTTATTTTGAGTATCCATATTTATTATCCTTGTTTTATCTTGTTTTTATTTAGTGGCGATACTTATTACTGTTGCAATAACAGATACGGCAGAGAATATAACAGAAGCTAAAGATATGCTGAAGTTTTCGGCAGCTCCAAAGCGGCTGGCTTTCTTTTTAGTATCGTTAGGTTCTATATAAATTACGTCGTTTTGTTGAAGATAGAAGTAAGGAGAAGTGATGAAGTCAGACTTAGTTAGGTCGTAAGTATGAAATTCTTTCTCTCCATTATTATCACGTATTAATAAAATATTTTCTCTTTTACCATATATAGTAAGGTCACCAGCTGCTCCAATGGCATCTAATATCGAAAGGCGTTCATCGCCAGTGCTTATGGGTCCAGGTCTGTTTACTTCTCCTAATACAGAAACCTTGAATGATGCTATCTGAAGATTTATGATAGGATTGGCTATCTGAGTCGATATTTTTGCTTTTAATAAGTCGGTAGCCTCCGAACGTGTTAAGCCTTCTAATTTTACTAAGCCCAAAACAGGGAAGTCTATATATCCGTCTTTGTTTACTCTGTAGGTTTGCATGCCTGCCGATTGAACATTACCTCCGTCGGATAAGTAGTTTGTCATAGGTAGGTTAAACTGAGCCACCAGAGTTTGATCGAGTATTGGAGATGAAACAGTTATTCTTAACCTGTCGTTTGCTTTAATAGTGGGTTCGTAAGCGAAGTAAGCGTCATCTACACTTGTGATTTTTTCGTAATCTTGAAAGTAAGAAACGTTTTTAGGGGCAGATTTACAAGAGAGTAGTAAAATGCCAACCGACATTATTAAAATTAGTTTTAATTTCATATTGTTATATTAAGTAAGTTATATTCAAATTGCAAAGATATTCTTTTCTATAAAAAGAAACGAATAATACTGAAAAATAGTATAAGGGATTTCTTTTTTTTATACATTTGCAGAATGATTGACGTTTCTATATACATAACTTATTTATTAACAGAACACGAATGTGTGATTCTGCCTGATTTTGGTGCGTTTATAGTATCTGACAAAAAGAAGATATATAATTTGCAAGCAGAGCCTACAACTCCACCTGCCAAAGTGGTAAGCTTTAATTCGGATATAAATCATAACGATGGTTTGCTTATCACAACTATATCTAAATTGGAAAGAATAACATACAATGAAGCGTCTGATATAGTTAAGGGATATATATCAAACCTTATGTTGCAGATAGAACAATATAATAAGGTGACAATATCGTGGCTTGGTAAACTATCTTTATCCGAAGATAATAAAATTACATTTTCTCCATATGTACAGTTAAGTTGTAATGTTACAAACTTTGGGTTGAACGAATTCCATTTTCCTACTTTATCTGAAAAAAGAGAGGCAGAAAGTGCTGCTCTACTTGAAGAGATAAGCAATGATTTTGAATATCAACCCGAGCCAACGAGCCTGTTTAGGCGAGCGATTTCGGTAGTAGCCGTTGTTGTGGTGTTGTTTTTGGCAGCAATGCCATTAAATAAAACAATTAATGCCGATTCGCAATCGGCGAGCTTAATCAGTTTTAGTAATAGGATAGAGGCTATCGCCGAAAAACCTGTGGTTGAAGATGCGGTTGAGGCTGAAGAAGTAATGCCGATAGCCTCTGTTGTTGAGGTAGAAGAGCTGCCTAAACAAAATTTACGTTCTTACCATATAATAGTGTCGAGTTTACCTTCGCTTCAAGCAGCACAAAATAGTTTGAACGAATACAAAGAGTTAGGTTTTAATGAAGCAACAGTGGTAAGTTCAGGAGATAAAAATAGAATTTCGGTTAAAATGTTTAACAACAAGCAAGAAGCTGAAATTTATCTCGAACAATTCAGAGCCGACAATCCGAAATGTTCTAAAGCATGGCTGTTAAGTCAGAGAAACTAAAATAAATTCTTGTTAAGGCTTGCGATACAAAAACTTTATTGTACCTTTGCAGCCGCTAATACATTTTTTTAATTTAATAAATATTACAGATGGCAACTAAAATTAGATTGCAAAGACATGGTCGCAAAGGGTACGCGTTTTACCACATCGTGATCGCAGATAGCAGAGCTCCACGTGATGGAAGGTTTATTGAAAGGATTGGAACATACAATCCAAACACTAATCCTGCTACAGTAGATTTAAAATTTGATAGAGCTTTGTATTGGATACAAGTAGGGGCTCAACCTACAGACACAACAAGAAATATTCTTTCTGGCGAAGGAGTACTATTGAAAAAACACCTATTAGGTGGTGTTGCAAAAGGTGCTTTCACAGAAGCAGAAGCAGAAGTTAAATTCGAAGCTTGGAAGAAAGAAAAAACAAATGCTACAACAGCAACAGTAAGCAAACTTGCTGACGAAAAGACTAAAGAAGCTAAAGCTCGTTTAGAGGCAGAAAAAGCTGTAAACAAAGCTAAGGCAGATGCTTTGGCTGCAAAAAGAGCAGATGCTAAACTTCAAGAAGAAGAGGCAGCAGCCGCTGCGGCAGCAGAAGCAGCAGCAACTGTTGAAGAAGCTCCTGCAACGGAAGAAGCTCCAGCAGAAGAAACTCCTGCAACTGAAGCTTAATAGTTTTTTGTTAAAAGATAGAAAAGACAGTCCTAAAGGGCTGTCTTTTTTTGTCTCGCTATGTGAAAAACACTTTGATTATGTCTTTTTTCTTAAGATTATTAATTGTAGCAAAACTGATTTGAGAAATTTTACGGTGAAGGCAGGTGAAAAAGCTTGCCTTCACACTTTTCCTTTACTGCTCAATGAGTTGCAAAATGTGAAGGGTGAAAAATAAAACTCCCTGTAGAGCGTGCTAAAGCGCAAGTTAAATGATAAAAAAACAGACTGTATTTTTTGAAAAAGACACCGAGGTTTGAGGAGAAACACAGTCAGATTTTTTTGAAACAAAGTGAGATTATTTCTCCTTTTATATTTCATTTCATTATAAGTTGCGTAAGATTTTCTTCGTCGAATATTTCATTTGCAATATCAAATAGCAAGTCGGCATTAAGTAGGTCTAACTTGCGGTAAGTTTCGGATAAACTATCGTATTTGTTGAAATGAAGAAAGCTTTTACCCATATTTAGGGCTAAGTTTTCTTTGTTGTCGCGAGAAATGCCTAACTGACCTTTTAGTTGTTTTAGTGCAGCATTAAACTGAGATGATGTGAGTTTTGTGTCTCTTAGTCTTTTTAATTCCTTATGTATTAACGATAAGCAACGGTCTACGTTGTTGTGGTCGGAGCCGAAGTAAATGCTAAAAACACCAGAGTCGCTATATGAAGTAATACTTGATTCTACGGTGTAAACCAAGCCGTTCTTTTCTCTTAACTGTATATTTAAGCGACTATTCATACCAGGTCCTCCAAGTATGTTGTTTAGTAAGTATAAGCCAAGTCGTTTCTTGTCGTAGAAATCGTAACCACGACCACCTATCATTACGTGAGATTGATAAAGGTTATTGTTTACGAGTTTGTTTTCCGCTTTATTTATTTCAGGGGTAACTCTTTGTCTGTATGAGTTGCAAGTTGAGGTCTTGTTGGAAAAGTATTTGTTAGCCAAACGAATTATTTTGTTCAATGGAGTTTTACCGTGAAAGAAAAACACCATATTGTCGGGGCGATAAAATTCATTTACAAACTTAAGGCACTCAGTAGAGTTTATTTTATTTAAGCTTTCTTCTTCCCCTAATATATTGTGTCCGATTTCGTTGTTGGCGAATAATATATTTTCAAACTCGTCGTATATAAGCTCCGATGGATTGTCTTTATATGAATTTATTTCGTCGATTATAACTTCTCGTTCTTTGTCTACTTCTACTTGTGGAAACTGAGAGTTGAAAATAAGGTCTGATAGCAATTCTATAGCTCTTTCGGTATCTTCGTTAAGAGCTACTGCATAAAGAAAAGTTTCTTCTTTGGTGGTGTAGGCGTTTAGTTCTCCGCCAACATTTTCCATACGATTTATTATGTGCCACGATTTACGTTTCTCCGTTCCTTTAAATAAAGTATGTTCAACGAAGTGAGCTAACCCAAATTCTGATGGGGTTTTCTCGTCTCGGGTACCAGCATTAACAGCAAAGCCGCAATAAGCAACAGCCGATTGCGATGGTAGATATATTATTTTTAAGCCGTTGGATAAAGAAAAAGATTCGTATTCCATTGTTGAAAGATTAAAGGTGAAAAATAATTGTTATTTTATTTTTCACCTTTTCTGTTTTGTTGTTAAAACATAGAGTTTATATTTGTTGCTATTGAGGCAAATTCTTCGGGAGTGAACTTTTTTCTCGGATTAGAAAACGACATATCTGACTCGTTTGTTATAGGTATTAAATGAATATGGGCGTGGGGAACTTCCAGACCTATTACTGTAATGCCTATACGTTTGCAATCAATAGCTTTCTCCATTGCTTTAGCTACTTTTTTTGCAAATAGCATCATACCGGATAGAGAGTCGTTGTCTAAGTCGAAGATATAGTCTACTTCTTGCTTCGGAATTACTAATGTATGTCCTTCTGTTACGGGATTAATATCTAAGAATGCGTAAAAGTTTTCGTCTTCTGCAATCTTGTAGGAAGGTATCTCTCCTGCTATTATCTTACTGAATATTGTCATATAGATATATCCATTATTTCGAAACTTAGAACTCCAGAGGGAACAGTTATTTCGGCTACATCACCAACTTTTTTACCCATTAAACCTTTGCCTATTGGGGTGTTGATAGATATTTTACCAGCTTTAAGGTCTGCTTCAGATTCAGATACTAAAGTGTAGGTAACTGTTTGGTTGTTTTTAGTGTTGCGTATAGTAACCTTGTTTAATATCTGTACGCTGTCGGTTGAAATCTGACTTTCGTCTATCAGACGGGCTGTTGCTAATACGCTTTTAAGTTGAGCTATTTTAGCTTCTAAAATTCCTTGAGCTTCTTTTGCTGCATCATATTCAGCATTTTCAGAAAGGTCTCCTTTGTCTCGAGCTTCGGCTATTTGCTTAGTTATCGCAGGGCGTTGCTCTGATTCCAAAAAATTGATTTCTTCCAATAATTTTTCGTAACCTTCTTTAGTCATATAACTTACTGCCATAATCGTAATTTTTTAATTGTTATTATTGTATATAAAAAGAATTCCGGCCGTTCTGACCGGAACTCTGATGTTTCAAAAAGTTTTATTATTTTTCGTTCAATGCAAAAGTAGTGCTCTTTAAAGTAATAATCAAATTAAAAACGATGTTTTATAACATACATTTAACTATTATTATTCTTTGAGGTGTTTTTTCAATTCTGTTTCTAATTCGTGATAGTTTTCTATTCGACAAACAATGTCTCCTTTTTTGTTCATTATAAAAGAGGTTGGCAAATTAGATATGTTGTATGTTAACGCAATTTGAGAGTATACAGTATTGGGGTCGTGTACGCAAATCCAAGGAAGATTAACTGCTCCATTTTTCCATTTATGTCTATCTACGTCAAAAGATACTTGATATATTTCAATCCCTTTCTGTTTGTATTTGTCGTAAACGTTAGCTAATAACATATTGTGAGCAGGAGAAATATCTAATGAGTAAGCTGTGAAATCTATAATTGTAACTTTATTATCACAAACTTCTGACAAACGAATTTCTTTGTCGTTAATGCCATAAAGAGATATATCGTATAGGGTTTTGCTGCTTGTTCCTTCTACAATGCTTGGTTCTATAGTTTTAACTTCTCTTGAACTTGGTCTTGTAGTGAAGTATAGGTTTTTAAGTTGAGCAGCTCTTGGCGATTCGGGGTAATAAAGATTCCATACGTTGGCTATAGCGGCAAATAGTTTATTGTCGTTTTTATCGTAAGGATTAAATATTAAGAAATTATTTACTTGTTGAAACAATGCAAAGTAGGCGACCAGCGATTCAAAATCAGCATCTATGTATTCTTTGGCGGTCTCTTTGTAGTAGTTTATAACCTTGTAAGCCTTATCTTTGAAATCGTCGGGAGATATTTCTTTGTTGCTAAACTGTTCTGATAATATATTGTATTGTTTCTTAGTTTCTATCTGTAATAAAACAAGCTCTTTGATTTTGTTATTCTTATTGCCAGAATCTCCCTCTACATTATAGTTTGTAGCGAAAGAATTTGCATTGGCTGATATTTTAATTGTTTCTATACTGTCTACGGCGATGTTTATAATATGGTTACCTAAGCGTAAACGGTAAAAATCGGGGTAGGAAGGACGAGCAACCTTAAATCTAAAGTTGTCAGATTTAATTAAAACAGAGTCTATGATACTAATATTGGAAAGTCCTATGTGTTCGAGATATAAAGTGTCATTATCTTTTGAGCCTTCGACAGTACCCCAAATAGTGAATTCTTGTTTCTTATCGCAGGCATTAAAAATAAAAACCAAGGCGAATAAACATAAAAAAGGATATAAAATATTTGTCTTCATACATAAATACTTAAATAGAAGCGCAAAGATAATCTATTTCATTATTTTTTTCATTACCTTTGCTCGATTTTAAAAGGTAAAAAAATTTAGAAAGATTATTTATGATTAATCCAATTGTAAAAACAATTACATTAAGTGATGGACGTGCTATCACTTTAGAAACTGGAAAG
Coding sequences within:
- a CDS encoding nucleoid DNA-binding protein (product_source=COG0776; cath_funfam=4.10.520.10; cog=COG0776; pfam=PF18174,PF18175; superfamily=110997,47729); this translates as MIDVSIYITYLLTEHECVILPDFGAFIVSDKKKIYNLQAEPTTPPAKVVSFNSDINHNDGLLITTISKLERITYNEASDIVKGYISNLMLQIEQYNKVTISWLGKLSLSEDNKITFSPYVQLSCNVTNFGLNEFHFPTLSEKREAESAALLEEISNDFEYQPEPTSLFRRAISVVAVVVVLFLAAMPLNKTINADSQSASLISFSNRIEAIAEKPVVEDAVEAEEVMPIASVVEVEELPKQNLRSYHIIVSSLPSLQAAQNSLNEYKELGFNEATVVSSGDKNRISVKMFNNKQEAEIYLEQFRADNPKCSKAWLLSQRN
- a CDS encoding small subunit ribosomal protein S16 (product_source=KO:K02959; cath_funfam=3.30.1320.10; cog=COG0228; ko=KO:K02959; pfam=PF00886; superfamily=54565; tigrfam=TIGR00002), whose amino-acid sequence is MATKIRLQRHGRKGYAFYHIVIADSRAPRDGRFIERIGTYNPNTNPATVDLKFDRALYWIQVGAQPTDTTRNILSGEGVLLKKHLLGGVAKGAFTEAEAEVKFEAWKKEKTNATTATVSKLADEKTKEAKARLEAEKAVNKAKADALAAKRADAKLQEEEAAAAAAAEAAATVEEAPATEEAPAEETPATEA
- a CDS encoding putative Zn-dependent peptidase (product_source=COG0612; cath_funfam=3.30.830.10; cog=COG0612; pfam=PF00675,PF05193; superfamily=63411); translation: MEYESFSLSNGLKIIYLPSQSAVAYCGFAVNAGTRDEKTPSEFGLAHFVEHTLFKGTEKRKSWHIINRMENVGGELNAYTTKEETFLYAVALNEDTERAIELLSDLIFNSQFPQVEVDKEREVIIDEINSYKDNPSELIYDEFENILFANNEIGHNILGEEESLNKINSTECLKFVNEFYRPDNMVFFFHGKTPLNKIIRLANKYFSNKTSTCNSYRQRVTPEINKAENKLVNNNLYQSHVMIGGRGYDFYDKKRLGLYLLNNILGGPGMNSRLNIQLREKNGLVYTVESSITSYSDSGVFSIYFGSDHNNVDRCLSLIHKELKRLRDTKLTSSQFNAALKQLKGQLGISRDNKENLALNMGKSFLHFNKYDSLSETYRKLDLLNADLLFDIANEIFDEENLTQLIMK
- a CDS encoding histidine triad (HIT) family protein (product_source=KO:K02503; cath_funfam=3.30.428.10; cog=COG0537; ko=KO:K02503; pfam=PF01230; superfamily=54197), whose translation is MTIFSKIIAGEIPSYKIAEDENFYAFLDINPVTEGHTLVIPKQEVDYIFDLDNDSLSGMMLFAKKVAKAMEKAIDCKRIGITVIGLEVPHAHIHLIPITNESDMSFSNPRKKFTPEEFASIATNINSMF
- a CDS encoding transcription elongation factor GreA (product_source=KO:K03624; cath_funfam=1.10.287.180,3.10.50.30; cog=COG0782; ko=KO:K03624; pfam=PF01272,PF03449; superfamily=46557,54534; tigrfam=TIGR01462), with product MAVSYMTKEGYEKLLEEINFLESEQRPAITKQIAEARDKGDLSENAEYDAAKEAQGILEAKIAQLKSVLATARLIDESQISTDSVQILNKVTIRNTKNNQTVTYTLVSESEADLKAGKISINTPIGKGLMGKKVGDVAEITVPSGVLSFEIMDISI
- a CDS encoding hypothetical protein (product_source=Hypo-rule applied; cath_funfam=3.40.30.10; pfam=PF13905,PF14289; superfamily=52833; transmembrane_helix_parts=Inside_1_4,TMhelix_5_22,Outside_23_390) yields the protein MKTNILYPFLCLFALVFIFNACDKKQEFTIWGTVEGSKDNDTLYLEHIGLSNISIIDSVLIKSDNFRFKVARPSYPDFYRLRLGNHIINIAVDSIETIKISANANSFATNYNVEGDSGNKNNKIKELVLLQIETKKQYNILSEQFSNKEISPDDFKDKAYKVINYYKETAKEYIDADFESLVAYFALFQQVNNFLIFNPYDKNDNKLFAAIANVWNLYYPESPRAAQLKNLYFTTRPSSREVKTIEPSIVEGTSSKTLYDISLYGINDKEIRLSEVCDNKVTIIDFTAYSLDISPAHNMLLANVYDKYKQKGIEIYQVSFDVDRHKWKNGAVNLPWICVHDPNTVYSQIALTYNISNLPTSFIMNKKGDIVCRIENYHELETELKKHLKE